From the Thermodesulfobacteriota bacterium genome, one window contains:
- a CDS encoding OmpA family protein: protein MNKAFKTDILTKGLLLSIFGALFILSSVLLYKGAANAEQQASCIKPANELIGNTKGIESRDIFFDYESDQIRDDAKEVLASNADIMKRNPGIFVIIEGDFDINETDGKLLAESRAHNVRDFIIDQGVEAGRILTSTTCERTDINAPKSVRIPELDRRVHFISLEMQQLNTV, encoded by the coding sequence ATGAATAAAGCATTCAAAACTGATATTTTGACTAAGGGGCTTTTATTATCAATATTCGGAGCGCTTTTTATACTCTCGAGTGTATTACTGTACAAAGGGGCTGCAAATGCAGAGCAGCAGGCAAGTTGCATTAAACCCGCGAATGAACTGATAGGAAATACAAAAGGAATAGAGTCAAGGGACATATTTTTTGATTACGAAAGTGATCAGATCAGAGATGATGCTAAAGAAGTACTGGCATCTAATGCTGATATTATGAAAAGAAATCCTGGCATATTCGTTATTATTGAGGGAGATTTTGATATTAACGAAACTGACGGCAAATTACTTGCGGAGTCCAGAGCGCACAATGTCAGAGATTTCATAATTGACCAGGGAGTTGAAGCTGGACGAATTCTGACTTCAACCACATGCGAGAGGACTGACATTAATGCTCCAAAAAGTGTGAGAATTCCTGAATTAGACAGAAGAGTGCATTTCATATCACTTGAAATGCAACAGTTAAACACTGTATAA
- a CDS encoding RDD family protein codes for MSDQVWFYEKDRNPSGPVSEAELWELLKSGEITKDSLVWRQPMEKWLPFSDVEQLRIPPKPKPPPMPEPEFTPDVDDSAFKPPEQPEEPPEEHVEKVVFDKPDYKGGETTTMDAEFEEVTQVRPWVRFFARITDYYVFSMLFTLLISFMFPDFMEQMSQGLTEQTTLENSDEVNYQSILFVIIMRIVVTFVWVFLEAYTISKYGTTFGKNLLGTRVLDTDGELLPYDRALKRSYSVWLKGMGAGFVLISWITMLFGYQSLRKDGVTSWDEESGSKVVHTNFSSTRLIIILGFFFLIEFVALRSVL; via the coding sequence ATGAGTGACCAGGTTTGGTTTTACGAGAAGGACAGAAATCCCTCAGGTCCAGTATCAGAGGCAGAGCTTTGGGAGTTATTGAAATCAGGCGAGATTACTAAAGACTCTCTTGTGTGGAGACAGCCTATGGAAAAGTGGCTCCCCTTCTCAGACGTGGAGCAGCTAAGAATCCCGCCAAAACCTAAACCCCCGCCAATGCCAGAGCCTGAATTTACTCCAGACGTTGACGATTCTGCATTTAAACCACCAGAGCAGCCCGAAGAACCGCCTGAAGAACATGTAGAGAAAGTGGTTTTCGACAAACCCGACTATAAAGGCGGCGAGACCACTACTATGGACGCCGAGTTTGAAGAAGTTACCCAGGTTCGCCCTTGGGTCAGATTCTTTGCTCGCATTACTGATTACTATGTATTCTCAATGCTTTTTACACTACTAATAAGCTTTATGTTTCCCGATTTTATGGAGCAAATGTCTCAGGGGCTTACCGAGCAGACTACGCTTGAAAACTCAGATGAAGTAAATTACCAAAGCATACTTTTCGTTATCATAATGCGCATTGTAGTTACATTTGTTTGGGTTTTCTTAGAGGCTTATACAATAAGCAAATACGGCACTACTTTTGGGAAAAATCTACTCGGGACAAGAGTACTAGACACTGACGGGGAGCTTTTACCTTATGACAGAGCACTTAAGAGAAGCTATAGCGTCTGGCTAAAAGGAATGGGCGCCGGGTTTGTGCTTATATCATGGATCACAATGCTATTTGGATACCAATCATTACGCAAAGACGGAGTTACATCATGGGATGAAGAATCCGGCTCGAAAGTTGTTCATACCAATTTCAGCAGTACCAGACTGATTATTATTCTTGGCTTCTTTTTTCTAATAGAATTTGTTGCACTTAGATCTGTACTGTAA
- a CDS encoding Spy/CpxP family protein refolding chaperone encodes MKRLTILPLLLVLFVSFSAQAAHHEGKRGNWWENEKITSKIDLTDDQKTQLNDIAAKYDPALTEARDDYKAKKTAYKDAKSNKATSSADVIKSFDVMWDSKYKMKRIKLDMKLEMRDVLTQEQIDQLKEMKQAKKDKMKKKYKKHKDQMKETTDQ; translated from the coding sequence ATGAAGAGACTTACAATTTTACCACTTTTATTAGTTCTTTTTGTCAGTTTTTCTGCACAAGCAGCCCACCATGAGGGAAAAAGAGGGAATTGGTGGGAAAATGAGAAAATTACTTCCAAAATTGACTTAACAGATGATCAGAAAACACAGTTGAATGACATTGCTGCAAAATATGATCCCGCTCTAACAGAGGCAAGAGATGATTATAAGGCTAAGAAAACTGCTTATAAAGATGCTAAATCAAACAAAGCAACAAGCAGCGCTGATGTGATTAAGTCATTTGATGTAATGTGGGATTCTAAGTATAAAATGAAAAGAATTAAGCTTGATATGAAACTTGAGATGAGAGATGTTCTTACACAAGAACAAATTGATCAGCTCAAAGAAATGAAGCAGGCCAAAAAAGACAAAATGAAAAAGAAGTATAAGAAACACAAAGATCAGATGAAAGAAACTACTGATCAATAG